The Schistocerca gregaria isolate iqSchGreg1 chromosome 4, iqSchGreg1.2, whole genome shotgun sequence genome contains a region encoding:
- the LOC126267376 gene encoding uncharacterized protein LOC126267376 isoform X1: protein MSCNMFDEDKKSEEGNRLNGSCWSKESCQLDRRNSLAETENVEHTLVTGSDSLHRHNTSNCESNYECDDSYHDGHPYLFSEIHDEGSQSYEIEELCRSDNSVSRVSHVRRKQDGCSEYKENYENSQPAVHNTEELNNCETGNCLSESNQTVRDDSCECNESHADSQIDDDNQSYRSTYTTDLSEDESLYYNSEAENDDDGDGDGDDDDDEEEEEADDSTRPLYIIECNSEEFLETRPSTGFATIIRAFSVWAEMEQFEKPPPPAAKEVIQSLENLSITEKGYQCPVCLGICEIGETLKLLPCTHAFHNECILPWLEKTNTCPLCRHEMPTDNEDYELFKRIETGRQLRN, encoded by the exons AGCTGTAACATGTTTGATGAAGATAAGAAATCTGAAGAAGGAAATCGTTTGAATGGAAGCTGTTGGTCAAAAGAATCCTGTCAGCTGGACAGAAGGAATTCGTTAGCAGAAACTGAGAATGTGGAACACACTCTAGTGACAGGCAGTGACAGTTTACACAGACATAATACATCCAACTGTGAAAGTAATTATGAGTGTGATGATTCTTATCATGATGGTCACCCATATCTGTTTAGTGAAATACACGATGAGGGTAGTCAATCATATGAAATTGAAGAGCTGTGCAGAAGTGATAATTCTGTAAGCAGAGTGTCTCATGTGAGAAGAAAACAAGATGGATGTAGTGAATATAAAGAGAACTATGAGAACAGCCAACCAGCAGTACATAACACTGAAGAACTTAATAATTGTGAGACTGGCAATTGTCTGTCAGAATCAAATCAGACTGTAAGAGACGATTCCTGTGAATGTAATGAATCTCATGCAGATAGTCAAATTGATGACGACAATCAGTCCTACAGGAGTACATACACAACGGACCTTTCAGAAGATGAATCACTGTATTATAACAGTGAGGCTGAAAATGATGATgacggtgatggtgatggtgatgatgatgatgatgaggaggaggaggaagcagatGACAGCACACGTCCTTTGTACATTATTGAATGTAACTCTGAAGAGTTTCTAGAAACTCGTCCTTCTACAGGCTTTGCAACAATAATAAGGGCCTTCAGTGTTTGGGCAGAAATGGAGCAATTTGAGaagccaccaccaccagcagcaaaaGAAGTGATACAGAGTCTGGAAAATTTGTCAATAACAGAAAAAG GGTACCAGTGTCCAGTGTGCTTAGGAATTTGTGAAATCGGCGAGACTTTAAAATTGCTTCCTTGTACTCATGCATTTCATAATGAGTGCATTCTGCCATGGTTAGAAAAG
- the LOC126267376 gene encoding uncharacterized protein LOC126267376 isoform X2, with translation MFDEDKKSEEGNRLNGSCWSKESCQLDRRNSLAETENVEHTLVTGSDSLHRHNTSNCESNYECDDSYHDGHPYLFSEIHDEGSQSYEIEELCRSDNSVSRVSHVRRKQDGCSEYKENYENSQPAVHNTEELNNCETGNCLSESNQTVRDDSCECNESHADSQIDDDNQSYRSTYTTDLSEDESLYYNSEAENDDDGDGDGDDDDDEEEEEADDSTRPLYIIECNSEEFLETRPSTGFATIIRAFSVWAEMEQFEKPPPPAAKEVIQSLENLSITEKGYQCPVCLGICEIGETLKLLPCTHAFHNECILPWLEKTNTCPLCRHEMPTDNEDYELFKRIETGRQLRN, from the exons ATGTTTGATGAAGATAAGAAATCTGAAGAAGGAAATCGTTTGAATGGAAGCTGTTGGTCAAAAGAATCCTGTCAGCTGGACAGAAGGAATTCGTTAGCAGAAACTGAGAATGTGGAACACACTCTAGTGACAGGCAGTGACAGTTTACACAGACATAATACATCCAACTGTGAAAGTAATTATGAGTGTGATGATTCTTATCATGATGGTCACCCATATCTGTTTAGTGAAATACACGATGAGGGTAGTCAATCATATGAAATTGAAGAGCTGTGCAGAAGTGATAATTCTGTAAGCAGAGTGTCTCATGTGAGAAGAAAACAAGATGGATGTAGTGAATATAAAGAGAACTATGAGAACAGCCAACCAGCAGTACATAACACTGAAGAACTTAATAATTGTGAGACTGGCAATTGTCTGTCAGAATCAAATCAGACTGTAAGAGACGATTCCTGTGAATGTAATGAATCTCATGCAGATAGTCAAATTGATGACGACAATCAGTCCTACAGGAGTACATACACAACGGACCTTTCAGAAGATGAATCACTGTATTATAACAGTGAGGCTGAAAATGATGATgacggtgatggtgatggtgatgatgatgatgatgaggaggaggaggaagcagatGACAGCACACGTCCTTTGTACATTATTGAATGTAACTCTGAAGAGTTTCTAGAAACTCGTCCTTCTACAGGCTTTGCAACAATAATAAGGGCCTTCAGTGTTTGGGCAGAAATGGAGCAATTTGAGaagccaccaccaccagcagcaaaaGAAGTGATACAGAGTCTGGAAAATTTGTCAATAACAGAAAAAG GGTACCAGTGTCCAGTGTGCTTAGGAATTTGTGAAATCGGCGAGACTTTAAAATTGCTTCCTTGTACTCATGCATTTCATAATGAGTGCATTCTGCCATGGTTAGAAAAG